Proteins co-encoded in one Candidatus Kapaibacterium sp. genomic window:
- a CDS encoding SAM-dependent chlorinase/fluorinase produces the protein MAKGPIVLLTDYGLQDTYVGVVKGVIAHIAPGVPVIDLLHMVRPQQVRQGAYALWVGEPYFPEGSVFVVVVDPGVGTERRAVAVESHSKYFVAPDNGVLSFVLRRYGVTRAVVLNNSAYHLPRVSSTFHGRDIFAPVAAHLARGVELEAVGEPVPPETLCQLPPPRCEEHGGVWSGEVLHIDRFGNIVTSLLAEQLGIEEELRERARWRVRVRSLTVVGVSRTFADVPEGDFCAYVGSDGLLEVARRNGDAAATLGVSIGEEVHVWKA, from the coding sequence ATGGCTAAGGGACCGATAGTGCTGCTGACCGATTACGGGCTTCAGGATACGTACGTCGGCGTCGTCAAGGGGGTAATAGCCCACATTGCTCCGGGTGTGCCTGTCATTGACCTGCTCCACATGGTACGTCCTCAGCAAGTACGGCAGGGAGCCTATGCTCTCTGGGTGGGTGAGCCGTACTTCCCTGAGGGCTCTGTCTTCGTTGTTGTCGTGGACCCCGGCGTGGGGACAGAACGGCGAGCCGTAGCAGTGGAGAGCCATAGCAAGTACTTCGTAGCCCCCGACAACGGGGTACTGAGCTTTGTACTTCGGCGTTACGGAGTCACCCGTGCCGTAGTGTTGAACAACTCGGCGTACCATCTGCCTCGTGTCAGCTCTACGTTCCATGGGCGTGACATCTTTGCTCCAGTGGCAGCCCATCTGGCCCGTGGAGTAGAACTGGAGGCTGTAGGAGAGCCAGTACCTCCGGAGACTCTGTGCCAGCTTCCGCCGCCGCGGTGTGAAGAGCATGGTGGTGTCTGGAGTGGTGAGGTGCTCCATATCGACCGCTTCGGGAACATTGTTACGTCGCTGCTGGCTGAGCAGTTGGGAATCGAGGAAGAGCTGCGTGAGCGAGCTCGGTGGCGCGTTCGGGTCCGATCCCTGACGGTCGTGGGAGTGAGTAGGACGTTTGCGGATGTTCCAGAGGGAGACTTCTGTGCGTACGTAGGGAGCGATGGGCTATTGGAGGTAGCTCGGAGGAACGGAGACGCAGCAGCTACGCTTGGGGTTTCCATTGGGGAAGAGGTGCATGTTTGGAAAGCGTAA
- the lat gene encoding L-lysine 6-transaminase → MFPVRPEEVLQELCQHILVDGFDLVVDLERSTPSSIVDARSGKEYLDLFTCFASMPLGFNHPKLFEPGFLRMLLLAALNKPSNSDLYTEIYATFVKTLFAIAAPPAFRYAFFIEGGALAVENALKVAFDWKVRRNFRKGYAFEHGHRILHFRQAFHGRSGYTLSLTNTNPIKTMYFPKFPWPRVHNPALRFPITDAELERVEREERQVIADILQAFHDYKDDIAAIIIEPIQGEGGDNHFRPEFLQALRQIADENEALLIFDEVQTGVGLTGTMWAHEQMGVTPDILVFGKKMQVCGILVTDRVDTEPENVFHVPGRINSTWGGNLVDMLRATRYLEIIYSERLLENAQRVGEYLQQRLQGLAQEFPELLSNVRGRGLFCAFDLPNPTVRQHFRRLAFEAGLLLLPCGERSIRFRPPLNITPDIVDEAIDRIASFLPQLRHSVMA, encoded by the coding sequence ATGTTCCCCGTACGCCCAGAAGAGGTACTGCAGGAGCTTTGCCAGCATATCCTCGTAGACGGGTTCGACCTAGTAGTGGATCTGGAACGCAGCACCCCATCTTCCATCGTCGACGCCCGGTCTGGCAAAGAGTACCTAGATCTCTTCACTTGCTTCGCCTCCATGCCCCTCGGGTTCAACCACCCTAAGCTCTTCGAGCCAGGCTTCCTGCGAATGCTCCTCCTTGCGGCACTCAACAAGCCTTCCAACTCCGACCTCTACACCGAGATCTACGCAACATTTGTCAAGACCCTCTTCGCCATAGCTGCTCCGCCAGCATTCCGGTACGCCTTCTTCATCGAGGGCGGCGCACTAGCAGTAGAAAACGCGCTGAAGGTTGCCTTCGACTGGAAAGTCCGCCGAAACTTCCGCAAGGGATACGCCTTTGAACATGGGCACCGAATTCTGCACTTCCGTCAAGCCTTCCATGGACGCAGCGGTTACACCCTATCCTTGACCAACACCAACCCCATCAAGACGATGTACTTCCCTAAGTTCCCGTGGCCGCGCGTCCACAACCCAGCCCTCCGCTTCCCAATCACGGACGCAGAGTTAGAGCGCGTTGAGCGTGAAGAGCGCCAAGTCATCGCTGACATCCTCCAGGCTTTTCATGACTACAAAGATGACATCGCCGCCATCATCATAGAGCCGATCCAAGGTGAGGGCGGAGACAATCACTTCCGACCAGAGTTCCTCCAGGCTCTGCGCCAAATAGCGGATGAGAACGAAGCACTGCTGATCTTCGACGAAGTCCAAACCGGTGTTGGCCTCACCGGGACGATGTGGGCACACGAACAGATGGGCGTGACCCCCGACATCCTGGTCTTCGGCAAGAAGATGCAGGTCTGTGGCATCTTGGTTACCGACCGAGTCGACACGGAGCCTGAAAATGTCTTCCACGTACCCGGCCGTATTAACTCTACGTGGGGCGGGAACCTAGTGGACATGTTGCGTGCAACACGCTACTTGGAGATCATCTACTCGGAGCGATTGCTGGAAAATGCACAGCGAGTCGGAGAGTACTTACAGCAACGTCTTCAGGGCCTCGCTCAGGAATTCCCCGAACTCCTCAGCAATGTCCGCGGGCGTGGTCTCTTCTGTGCCTTCGATCTACCGAATCCTACGGTACGTCAGCACTTTCGGCGACTGGCCTTCGAAGCAGGGCTCCTTCTCCTACCGTGTGGCGAACGCTCTATCCGCTTCCGCCCACCACTGAACATAACGCCGGACATTGTGGACGAAGCGATTGACCGAATCGCTTCCTTCCTACCGCAGCTCCGCCACTCTGTTATGGCCTAA
- a CDS encoding DHH family phosphoesterase — protein MGQGSLGAAFAAARQLLCQSRSIVLTTHIHPDGDGIGSALALWHYLRQQGKDVRIILHSSVPAPLRFLPGAEEIEQWKVAEHKAIVGTADVIVVVDTSELSRLGALAQSVANSPARKVVIDHHLSPQPFADVYVIDPTACATGELVWRFLRFLGGPYRQREIGIALYTAIMTDTGSFAYSNTSAAAHRTVAELVELGVDIPTVHDHVFHSWSLARMRLLGEVLAGMELYHGGRVCLLVVPREAFLRTGAVEEDIEGFAQYTLSVEGVQIGLLVVELPMEGGIKVSFRSRAGISVHELAAEFGGGGHEHAAGARISNGELPEVCQRLVERAAAYLRP, from the coding sequence GTGGGGCAGGGGAGCCTCGGAGCGGCATTTGCAGCAGCACGACAGTTGCTTTGCCAGAGTCGCTCCATCGTCCTTACTACTCACATCCATCCCGACGGTGATGGGATTGGCTCAGCGCTAGCCCTTTGGCACTACCTACGGCAGCAAGGGAAAGACGTTCGCATCATCCTCCACAGCTCGGTGCCGGCGCCATTGCGTTTCTTGCCGGGTGCGGAAGAGATTGAGCAATGGAAGGTTGCAGAGCACAAGGCTATCGTCGGGACAGCCGACGTCATCGTTGTGGTAGACACCAGTGAGCTGAGTCGTTTAGGAGCTCTAGCACAAAGTGTAGCGAACTCGCCTGCGCGGAAAGTCGTAATTGACCACCACCTCTCTCCCCAGCCGTTTGCTGACGTCTACGTCATCGACCCTACGGCATGTGCTACGGGCGAGCTCGTGTGGCGTTTCCTCCGGTTCCTCGGTGGACCTTATCGGCAACGAGAGATAGGGATAGCCCTCTACACAGCCATTATGACCGATACGGGCAGCTTTGCCTACTCCAACACGTCTGCGGCTGCCCACCGAACGGTCGCGGAACTGGTAGAGCTGGGGGTAGATATCCCAACAGTGCATGACCATGTTTTCCACTCATGGTCGCTGGCGCGGATGCGCCTGCTCGGAGAAGTGCTGGCCGGAATGGAACTCTACCACGGTGGGAGAGTGTGTCTGCTGGTTGTGCCGAGGGAGGCCTTCCTTCGGACAGGAGCTGTAGAGGAGGACATTGAGGGCTTTGCTCAGTACACACTTTCTGTTGAAGGCGTGCAGATTGGGTTGTTAGTTGTAGAGCTGCCGATGGAGGGTGGAATCAAAGTCTCCTTCCGCTCACGAGCCGGGATATCAGTTCATGAGCTTGCAGCAGAGTTCGGAGGTGGAGGTCACGAACATGCCGCAGGAGCTCGTATCTCGAATGGCGAGCTCCCTGAGGTGTGCCAGCGCTTAGTAGAGCGCGCAGCGGCCTATCTTAGGCCATAA
- the rfaE2 gene encoding D-glycero-beta-D-manno-heptose 1-phosphate adenylyltransferase, which yields MVVERALLGALCQHLRASAKRLVFTNGCFDVLHLGHVRYLEQARRLGDVLIVGVNSDASVRRLKGEKRPLRSEQERAALVAALKPVDFVTIFDEDTPTALIAELRPDVLVKGGDYQYEQIAGAELVRSWGGEVVILPYVEGYSTTRFVEELIRRYCTP from the coding sequence ATGGTAGTCGAGCGAGCTCTCTTGGGTGCCCTCTGCCAGCATCTACGAGCGTCCGCGAAGCGGCTGGTCTTCACGAATGGCTGTTTCGACGTACTACACTTGGGGCATGTGCGGTACTTGGAGCAAGCGCGGCGCCTCGGAGATGTTCTCATTGTGGGCGTGAACTCCGATGCTTCTGTGCGTCGCCTCAAGGGAGAGAAACGCCCTCTCCGGTCTGAGCAGGAACGGGCAGCGCTCGTTGCGGCGCTGAAGCCGGTGGATTTTGTTACCATCTTCGACGAGGATACGCCGACAGCACTGATTGCGGAGCTCCGGCCCGACGTACTAGTCAAGGGTGGGGACTACCAGTACGAGCAAATTGCAGGTGCAGAGCTTGTCCGCTCGTGGGGAGGTGAGGTGGTCATTCTACCGTATGTGGAGGGGTACTCGACAACGCGGTTCGTCGAAGAGCTCATTCGGAGGTACTGCACGCCTTAG
- a CDS encoding ATP-dependent Clp protease ATP-binding subunit — translation MEANFSQRMQEVIQLSREEALRLGHDYIGTEHLLLAILREGSGMAIRILRNLGVDLVRLQRAIEENVRTYGGTLTIGNIPLTKQAERALKLSYLEARSLKSDLVGTEHLLLALLREPDTIAAQVLVHFNVTYEAARQELQNILSGRPSAPRAERAGRVRTAERVKTPVLDNFGRDLTKLAQEGKLDPVIGREKEIERVAQVLSRRKKNNPVLIGEPGVGKTAIVEGLALRIVERKVPRVLLDKRIVTLDLAALVAGTKYRGQFEERVKAILNELEKARDVILFIDELHTLVGAGGASGSLDASNMFKPALARGEIQCIGATTLDEYRQYIEKDGALERRFQKILIDPPSPEETFHILMSIKDRYEAHHGVVYSEEAIRACVRLAERYITDRHFPDKAIDVMDEAGARVHLAHLTVPKEICELEERIERIRQQKNQVVRMQNFEEAARLRDLEKKLQAELETLKEEWELRSVEMVYPVTEEDVAEVVAMMTGIPVNKVAESEQQKLLNLEEELKKHVVGQDEAIEHLVRAIRRARAGLKDPNRPIGSFMFLGPTGVGKTELAKALARCLFDTEEALIRIDMSEYMEKHSVSRLIGAPPGYVGYEEGGQLTEKVRRKPYSIILLDEIEKAHPDVFNILLQVLDDGILTDGLGRRVDFKNTIIIMTSNVGTRDIKPGGKIGFTAHAESDDYETLRSTIEEAVRRLFNPEFLNRVDEFIVFRPLRREHISRIIDIQLQRLLKRLEVQHITLELTKPAREFLVDKGFDEKFGARPLRRALQRYLEDPLAEEILKGNIKDGARVRVRFDRKLNRLYFVDASQQASVASEEVQEEGVSPE, via the coding sequence ATGGAAGCGAACTTCTCGCAGCGTATGCAGGAGGTTATTCAGCTGAGCCGCGAAGAGGCATTGCGGCTGGGCCATGACTACATTGGTACCGAACACCTTCTGCTGGCCATCCTCCGAGAGGGTAGCGGAATGGCTATTCGCATTCTGCGGAATCTCGGAGTTGATCTCGTCCGGTTGCAGCGTGCGATAGAGGAAAACGTCCGCACCTATGGGGGAACACTGACCATCGGGAACATCCCATTGACGAAGCAGGCGGAGAGGGCTCTGAAACTGAGCTACTTAGAAGCCCGATCGTTGAAATCCGACCTCGTCGGTACCGAGCATCTCCTCCTGGCATTGCTCCGCGAACCAGATACAATTGCCGCCCAGGTCTTGGTCCACTTCAACGTTACCTACGAAGCAGCCCGACAGGAGCTCCAGAACATCCTCAGCGGCCGCCCGAGCGCACCACGAGCAGAACGTGCTGGGCGTGTCCGTACCGCCGAACGCGTCAAAACCCCCGTGCTGGACAATTTCGGACGTGACCTCACGAAGCTCGCCCAGGAAGGGAAGCTGGATCCTGTTATTGGGCGGGAGAAGGAAATCGAACGCGTTGCTCAAGTCCTATCACGCCGCAAGAAGAACAATCCGGTCCTCATCGGCGAACCTGGCGTAGGGAAGACAGCCATCGTAGAGGGCTTGGCGCTCCGGATCGTTGAACGAAAAGTTCCACGAGTGCTGCTGGACAAGCGGATCGTTACCCTAGACTTGGCAGCACTTGTGGCTGGGACAAAGTACCGCGGACAGTTTGAGGAACGCGTCAAAGCTATCCTCAACGAGCTGGAGAAGGCCCGCGATGTCATCCTCTTCATCGACGAGCTCCACACCCTCGTCGGCGCTGGCGGTGCTTCCGGGTCGCTCGACGCTTCCAACATGTTCAAGCCAGCGTTGGCCCGCGGGGAAATCCAGTGCATCGGCGCCACTACTCTGGACGAGTACCGGCAGTACATCGAGAAAGACGGAGCGTTAGAGCGCCGATTCCAAAAGATCTTGATTGACCCACCGAGTCCGGAAGAGACCTTCCACATTCTGATGAGCATCAAGGACCGCTACGAGGCGCATCACGGTGTTGTCTACTCAGAAGAAGCCATTCGGGCCTGTGTCCGCCTAGCTGAACGCTACATCACCGACCGCCACTTCCCAGACAAGGCTATAGACGTCATGGACGAGGCTGGCGCACGGGTCCATCTTGCACATCTGACAGTCCCGAAAGAGATCTGCGAGCTGGAAGAACGGATCGAGCGCATCCGTCAACAGAAGAACCAGGTTGTGCGGATGCAGAACTTCGAAGAGGCTGCCCGTCTCCGAGACCTGGAAAAGAAGCTTCAGGCAGAACTGGAGACACTCAAGGAAGAATGGGAGCTACGCTCTGTAGAAATGGTCTACCCCGTCACGGAGGAGGACGTCGCTGAAGTCGTTGCCATGATGACTGGCATCCCAGTCAATAAGGTTGCTGAGAGCGAACAGCAGAAGCTCCTCAACTTGGAGGAGGAGCTCAAGAAGCACGTCGTTGGCCAAGATGAGGCCATAGAGCACCTGGTGCGAGCCATTCGGCGAGCGCGTGCTGGTCTGAAAGACCCCAATCGTCCCATCGGCTCCTTCATGTTTTTAGGTCCGACGGGCGTTGGGAAGACAGAGCTAGCCAAAGCACTCGCTCGGTGCCTCTTCGACACAGAGGAGGCCCTCATTCGGATTGACATGAGCGAGTATATGGAGAAGCACTCCGTCTCTCGCCTCATCGGCGCCCCACCTGGCTACGTTGGCTACGAAGAGGGAGGCCAGCTTACCGAAAAGGTCCGGCGGAAACCGTACAGCATCATTCTGCTGGACGAGATTGAGAAGGCCCATCCTGATGTGTTCAACATCCTACTCCAAGTCCTCGATGACGGTATCCTTACCGACGGCCTAGGGCGCCGGGTAGACTTCAAGAACACCATCATCATCATGACCAGTAACGTCGGGACTCGAGATATCAAGCCTGGCGGCAAGATCGGCTTCACAGCCCATGCAGAGAGTGACGACTATGAAACCCTCCGCAGCACGATTGAAGAGGCCGTCCGCCGCCTCTTCAACCCTGAGTTCCTCAACCGAGTCGACGAGTTCATCGTCTTCCGTCCACTCAGACGCGAGCACATCTCTCGCATCATCGACATCCAGCTCCAGCGGCTACTCAAGCGTCTGGAGGTTCAGCACATCACCCTAGAGCTTACGAAGCCTGCCCGCGAGTTCCTTGTAGACAAAGGCTTCGACGAAAAGTTCGGCGCCCGACCGCTCCGCCGAGCCCTCCAGCGGTACCTGGAAGACCCGTTAGCGGAAGAGATCCTCAAGGGGAACATCAAAGACGGTGCTCGGGTACGTGTCCGCTTCGACCGCAAGCTCAACCGCTTGTACTTCGTGGACGCCTCACAGCAAGCAAGCGTTGCAAGCGAAGAGGTACAAGAGGAAGGCGTCTCGCCCGAGTAG
- the rlmN gene encoding 23S rRNA (adenine(2503)-C(2))-methyltransferase RlmN: protein MRTLPLEVNGKLHLKGYLRAAIERLFQEWGEARYRATQLLEWIYGKGVESFEDMTNLPKALRHRLAERCTLHTLSLERWQRSAMDGTSKLLFRLPDGAAVEAVLIPSSNPSATGSRRRLTLCVSTQVGCPLGCVFCATATLRLRRNLNAAEIVDQLLQAQRLAGERITNIVFMGMGEPLLNTDAVLDAIRIWTDPAVRLLSARHITLSTAGIVPEIYRLADSGIRCKLAISLHTTKQELRERLMPIARRYSLRDLQRAVCYYAERTQRPVTYEYILFDGLNDSLEDADELARFVRATPPAKVNLIPFHPIGFTHPTGIAATLRPSPPERIAAFQQRLRSQGVIATLRSSSGVDINAACGQLAFSWEHAVTHCGS, encoded by the coding sequence ATGCGCACACTACCGCTGGAAGTCAACGGAAAGCTCCATCTAAAGGGCTATCTCCGCGCTGCCATAGAACGGCTTTTCCAGGAGTGGGGGGAAGCACGGTATCGAGCAACCCAGCTCCTGGAGTGGATATACGGCAAGGGCGTGGAGTCGTTCGAGGATATGACAAACCTCCCGAAGGCATTGCGTCACCGACTGGCTGAACGATGCACATTACACACACTCAGTCTCGAGCGATGGCAGCGCTCGGCAATGGATGGAACTTCCAAGCTCTTGTTCCGCCTACCCGACGGGGCAGCCGTTGAAGCGGTCCTAATCCCCTCCAGCAATCCATCAGCCACAGGTTCTCGTCGGCGCCTGACTCTCTGTGTCTCTACACAGGTCGGATGTCCTCTAGGATGCGTGTTTTGCGCAACGGCAACCCTCCGTCTGCGTCGGAATCTCAACGCTGCAGAGATCGTTGACCAACTCCTCCAAGCTCAGCGTCTGGCCGGAGAGCGCATCACGAACATCGTCTTCATGGGCATGGGAGAACCCCTCCTGAACACTGATGCCGTGCTGGATGCCATCCGCATCTGGACCGATCCAGCGGTACGGCTCCTGTCAGCCCGACACATAACGCTCTCAACGGCGGGAATTGTCCCAGAAATCTACCGCCTTGCAGATTCCGGAATCCGCTGCAAGCTTGCTATCTCGCTCCACACCACCAAACAGGAGCTCCGGGAACGCCTCATGCCGATTGCTCGACGCTACTCCCTCCGGGATCTCCAACGGGCTGTCTGCTACTATGCCGAGCGTACACAGCGACCCGTAACGTACGAGTACATCCTCTTCGACGGTCTCAACGACTCCTTAGAAGACGCAGACGAGCTCGCTCGATTCGTTCGGGCTACGCCACCAGCGAAAGTAAACCTTATCCCGTTCCACCCGATTGGCTTCACCCACCCCACGGGAATCGCAGCAACCTTACGCCCTAGCCCGCCCGAGCGCATCGCGGCCTTCCAACAGCGTCTACGGTCCCAAGGAGTCATCGCGACGCTTCGCTCCTCGAGCGGCGTAGACATCAACGCCGCATGTGGCCAATTAGCGTTCTCGTGGGAACACGCCGTGACACACTGCGGCAGCTGA
- a CDS encoding metallophosphoesterase, translated as MPDGTTAFVCAVAGLLGLIVLQLPGWLWLWRQQASSTRRSLIALVLLMAHAPFFYWLLLYKGMLLELPATVWYVAWFFGLAVVLSGLGLTVWRAVARCKVAAGNPANVPVSSQRRSFLRFAVLSGISIVGSAQLLATTRPRRGHVEFVELPVSGLPPELAGLRIGVVSDIHSGPFMQRFQMEQYRRELEELGCDVVVLPGDFIINRTAEIYPFAEAFAGLSAPLGVYAVTGNHDYFSGEVERICREIEQAGIRLLRNEAVVLERNGSRLTLAGLDDFYARLLPAYVEGAADPDGMLSRWESLLQDLPRPRIVACHRPYYFEHLVLLGADAVLSGHTHGGQIVLAELGSLRLAPAAIVSPYLAGTYWSMHRPQAWMYVTRGIGTVGIPVRWNAPPEITHLRLVPAEEA; from the coding sequence ATGCCAGACGGGACGACTGCATTTGTGTGCGCAGTGGCAGGGCTACTCGGCCTAATTGTGCTACAGCTTCCAGGATGGCTGTGGCTGTGGCGACAACAGGCTAGCTCTACGCGGAGAAGTCTCATTGCCCTGGTGCTGCTAATGGCTCATGCTCCCTTCTTCTACTGGCTGCTGCTGTACAAGGGGATGCTACTGGAACTCCCGGCCACGGTGTGGTATGTTGCCTGGTTCTTTGGATTAGCAGTCGTGCTCAGTGGGCTAGGGCTTACAGTGTGGCGGGCAGTGGCTCGGTGCAAGGTTGCGGCAGGAAATCCTGCCAATGTCCCGGTGTCCTCACAGCGGCGTTCCTTCCTACGCTTTGCTGTCCTCAGCGGCATCAGTATCGTTGGCTCAGCCCAGCTCCTGGCAACGACGCGTCCACGCCGTGGGCACGTTGAGTTCGTCGAGCTACCGGTTTCAGGACTTCCGCCGGAGCTGGCGGGGCTCCGAATCGGCGTGGTGAGCGATATCCACTCGGGGCCCTTCATGCAGCGCTTCCAAATGGAGCAGTATCGGCGAGAGCTCGAAGAGTTAGGGTGCGATGTAGTCGTCCTGCCAGGTGACTTCATCATCAACCGAACGGCAGAAATCTACCCCTTTGCAGAAGCGTTTGCTGGCCTCTCGGCTCCGCTGGGCGTATACGCGGTCACAGGTAATCACGACTACTTCTCTGGAGAGGTCGAGCGGATCTGCCGTGAGATCGAGCAGGCGGGAATTCGCCTCTTGCGGAACGAAGCCGTCGTCCTGGAGCGGAATGGCAGTCGGCTAACTCTGGCCGGGTTGGATGACTTCTATGCTCGATTGCTTCCAGCTTACGTAGAAGGTGCAGCCGATCCAGACGGGATGCTTTCACGCTGGGAGAGCCTCTTGCAGGATCTCCCTCGGCCACGTATCGTTGCTTGCCATCGGCCCTACTACTTTGAGCATCTTGTCTTGCTAGGGGCGGACGCGGTTCTTTCAGGCCACACCCATGGTGGGCAGATTGTATTGGCAGAACTTGGTAGTTTGAGGCTTGCACCAGCAGCAATCGTCTCCCCCTATCTTGCTGGCACATACTGGTCTATGCACCGTCCGCAGGCTTGGATGTATGTCACTCGAGGTATTGGCACAGTTGGCATCCCCGTTCGGTGGAACGCTCCACCAGAGATTACCCACCTCCGACTTGTCCCAGCAGAGGAGGCATAA
- a CDS encoding bifunctional ADP-heptose synthase, with protein sequence MDSLSSERAHELLELCRGQRVAVIGDVMVDRYFWGSVSRISPEAPVPVVDFEAEEVRLGGAANVAHNLCTLGVEPVLIGVIGQDAAGEVLLNLVRGLGLETHGLFRVSGRLTTEKIRILGNRQHLVRLDRETRAPVNSSIVDHVLQLLEAETRLQAVVFQDYNKGMLTPNLIRAVIELMRRRGIPVLVDPKQENFFAYTGATFFKPNRREAAQALQRTLSTLEDVRWAAVELQRRLECKAVLITLGEEGMFLCEADGSESFISARARHVADVSGAGDTVIATVAAALVAGATFREAAALANFAAGVVCGEPGVVPIQPRALLEAVIQAGL encoded by the coding sequence ATGGATAGCCTAAGCAGTGAACGGGCCCACGAACTACTTGAACTCTGCCGTGGACAACGGGTTGCGGTGATTGGGGATGTCATGGTAGACCGGTACTTCTGGGGGAGCGTCTCGCGGATTTCTCCTGAAGCTCCCGTGCCTGTGGTGGACTTCGAGGCAGAGGAAGTCCGCTTGGGTGGGGCTGCCAACGTTGCCCACAACCTCTGTACTTTGGGCGTCGAGCCAGTGCTAATCGGAGTGATTGGGCAGGATGCAGCTGGAGAGGTGTTGCTGAACTTGGTTCGGGGATTAGGGTTGGAGACCCACGGGCTGTTCCGTGTATCTGGTCGCTTAACGACGGAGAAGATTCGCATCCTAGGGAATCGGCAGCATCTGGTGCGCTTAGATCGAGAGACGCGAGCCCCAGTCAACAGCTCTATCGTTGACCATGTACTCCAACTCCTGGAGGCAGAGACGAGGCTACAGGCGGTGGTCTTCCAGGACTACAACAAGGGGATGCTGACACCGAACCTGATCCGAGCTGTCATTGAGCTGATGCGCCGGCGGGGCATCCCAGTGTTGGTGGACCCGAAGCAGGAGAACTTCTTCGCTTACACTGGTGCTACCTTCTTTAAGCCGAATCGGCGCGAGGCTGCCCAAGCACTCCAGCGGACGCTCTCGACATTAGAAGATGTTCGGTGGGCAGCAGTCGAGCTGCAGCGGCGGCTTGAATGCAAAGCGGTGCTCATCACTCTTGGAGAAGAGGGGATGTTCCTGTGCGAAGCCGATGGGAGTGAGAGTTTCATTTCTGCCCGGGCCCGACATGTTGCAGACGTTTCCGGAGCTGGGGATACGGTGATTGCGACGGTTGCAGCCGCGCTGGTTGCAGGGGCTACGTTCCGGGAAGCAGCAGCATTAGCCAACTTCGCCGCTGGGGTCGTCTGCGGTGAGCCTGGCGTCGTTCCAATCCAGCCGAGGGCTTTGCTGGAGGCTGTCATTCAGGCGGGGCTTTGA